The window GTTTAGAAGCTTATAATAAAGTTTGGCGTGCGGGTGCCAATGAAGCAACTACTTTTGAAACGGATAAAGACATTACCGTTCAGGGTAAAAAACTGGCTGCAGGTAAATACAGCTTTTTCTTAATTCCTAAAGAAAGTGGAACATGGACTGCGATTTTTAATAAAGAGCCAAAGCAATGGGGTGCTTATAAATACGAAGAATCAAAAGATGCTTTGCGTGTTGATGTAAAAACCAAAGCTTTACCAGCAACACAGGAAACTTTAGTATATAAAATAAACAATAATGGATTCACCATGGATTGGGATAAAATCTCAGTTCCTGTAGAGATAAAATAAATTTGAATATCAGAAATTA of the Chryseobacterium viscerum genome contains:
- a CDS encoding DUF2911 domain-containing protein, with the protein product MKTIMKSAAVLVATMTISLNAFAQDTKKPASPPATATGKIKDATITIAYSSPSVKGRTIWGGLEAYNKVWRAGANEATTFETDKDITVQGKKLAAGKYSFFLIPKESGTWTAIFNKEPKQWGAYKYEESKDALRVDVKTKALPATQETLVYKINNNGFTMDWDKISVPVEIK